A single genomic interval of Bacteroidota bacterium harbors:
- a CDS encoding nucleoside deaminase: MNGPLHISDEHFMHEALKEARKAFDADEVPVGAVIVCDNKIIARAHNYTQRLNDVTAHAEMQAFTSAASYLGGKYLDECILYVTLEPCAMCAGAGFWTQLGKVIYGASDPKRGYSIVGTPLLHPKTKVVSGLLEQECSSILKEFFLKKRL; encoded by the coding sequence ATGAACGGCCCTTTACATATCTCTGACGAACATTTTATGCATGAAGCCCTAAAAGAGGCCCGTAAAGCCTTTGATGCGGATGAAGTACCTGTTGGGGCAGTAATTGTTTGTGACAACAAGATCATAGCACGCGCCCATAATTATACGCAACGTTTAAATGATGTTACCGCCCATGCCGAGATGCAGGCATTTACATCGGCGGCAAGTTACCTAGGCGGAAAATACCTGGATGAATGCATTCTGTATGTAACCCTCGAACCCTGTGCAATGTGCGCCGGGGCAGGATTCTGGACTCAATTAGGTAAAGTTATATACGGTGCAAGTGATCCTAAACGGGGCTATTCAATAGTCGGCACTCCCCTGCTCCATCCCAAAACAAAAGTTGTGAGTGGGTTGCTTGAACAGGAGTGTTCGAGTATTTTGAAAGAGTTTTTCCTCAAGAAGAGATTATAG
- a CDS encoding insulinase family protein: MKKSLFIYFMAIATSIAAQAVKVKQIEKVVKKGNELVIPYQKFLLDNGLTIIVHEDHSDPVCHVDVTYHVGSNREQVGRSGFAHFFEHMMFQGSDHVADDEHFKIVSQAGGTMNGTTNFDRTNYFETLPSNYLETALWLEADRMGFLLDAVSQKKFEIQRATVKNERGQNYDNRPYGLIGEKTGEALYPVGHPYSWTTIGYIEDLNRVDVNDLKKFFMRWYGPNNAVLTVAGDVNTSDVIKLAEKYFGPIPKGPEVKPIPKQRAVLDKDRYVSYEDKIRFPMLYMAFPSVNNYHPDEAPLDALSAALSDGKTSPFYQTFVKPQLALQANVNNPCSEVSGQFTISVIAYPGKTLAQMDSLVRVTLNDFEKRGITDDDLKRFKARFESNAIKSLSSVSGKASKLASYQTFVGDANYTQKDLDRYMKVTKEDVMRVYKQYIKGKSAVVLSVYPKGQPQMKAKPDNYQIPARNVENVKESDEYKNLTYNKAKDNFDRSKHPTPGPNPVVKVPDLWKEKMPNGLNLIGTKSDEVPSVSIQINIEAGHRFEDENKAGIAMLTANLMNEATTAHTAEQISDELDRLGSSIEVSSNENSITMTINSLKKNVDATLKLAEEMLLHSKFDKEDFERSKNEQLQLIADQSTKPTVIANNVYNKLLYGEKSIMAVPVSGITLTVNSITLEDVKDYYNKNISPVISQAIVVGDISREEALARLDFLKNWKEIKVERGVQPSIPAIDKTRIYLVNKEKAPQSEIRIGYLALPYDATGEYFKAYIMNYPLGMAFSSRINLNLREDKGWTYGARSGFNGSKYIGPFTAAAGVKADATDSSVVEFMKEIKGYTQSGVTNEELEFTRMSMGQSDALRYETPMQRAFFLKRILDYDLDKNFVEKQNEILKNMTKPDVDAVAKKYLPYEKMHIVIVGDKAKLYDRMVKLDYEVVELDNDGKLVKTEQAPILAPDKELKK, translated from the coding sequence ATGAAAAAGTCGCTTTTTATTTATTTTATGGCAATTGCAACTTCAATTGCTGCTCAAGCTGTTAAAGTAAAACAGATTGAAAAGGTCGTAAAAAAGGGAAATGAACTTGTGATCCCTTACCAGAAATTTTTGCTTGATAACGGTTTAACAATTATCGTACACGAAGATCATTCCGATCCGGTTTGTCATGTTGATGTAACTTATCATGTCGGTTCTAACCGCGAACAGGTGGGCCGTTCGGGGTTTGCTCACTTTTTTGAACATATGATGTTCCAGGGGTCGGATCATGTGGCTGATGATGAACATTTTAAGATAGTAAGCCAGGCTGGTGGTACAATGAATGGTACCACCAATTTTGACCGGACTAATTATTTTGAAACTCTTCCTTCCAACTATCTCGAGACAGCACTTTGGCTGGAAGCCGATCGCATGGGCTTTTTGCTGGATGCTGTAAGTCAAAAGAAATTTGAAATACAACGCGCCACCGTTAAAAATGAACGTGGCCAGAATTACGACAATCGCCCTTATGGACTTATCGGCGAAAAGACAGGTGAAGCTTTGTATCCCGTTGGACATCCATATTCCTGGACAACCATTGGCTATATTGAAGACCTTAACCGGGTTGATGTTAATGACCTGAAGAAATTTTTTATGCGTTGGTATGGCCCGAATAACGCGGTGCTTACAGTAGCCGGAGATGTTAATACAAGTGATGTGATTAAATTGGCTGAAAAATATTTTGGCCCTATACCCAAAGGGCCTGAAGTGAAGCCGATCCCTAAACAGCGAGCTGTACTTGATAAGGATCGTTATGTATCGTACGAAGATAAGATCCGTTTCCCCATGCTGTATATGGCTTTCCCTTCCGTAAATAATTATCACCCCGACGAAGCTCCGCTTGACGCTTTGTCTGCGGCCCTGTCTGATGGTAAAACATCTCCGTTCTATCAAACATTTGTTAAACCACAGCTTGCTCTGCAAGCCAATGTTAACAATCCTTGCAGTGAGGTTTCCGGACAGTTTACGATCAGCGTTATTGCTTATCCCGGTAAAACACTCGCACAGATGGATTCACTTGTACGTGTGACTCTTAATGATTTTGAAAAGCGTGGTATTACTGATGATGACCTTAAGCGTTTTAAAGCGCGGTTCGAGTCAAATGCGATCAAGTCCTTAAGCAGTGTAAGTGGAAAAGCATCTAAACTGGCTTCATATCAAACATTTGTCGGAGACGCCAACTATACACAAAAGGATCTCGATCGTTACATGAAAGTTACAAAGGAGGATGTGATGCGGGTATATAAGCAATACATTAAAGGAAAATCTGCAGTTGTTTTAAGTGTTTATCCTAAAGGTCAGCCGCAAATGAAGGCCAAACCTGATAATTACCAGATCCCGGCGCGTAATGTTGAAAATGTTAAAGAAAGTGACGAGTACAAAAATCTGACTTATAACAAAGCAAAAGATAATTTCGACAGAAGCAAACACCCAACACCCGGTCCTAATCCAGTTGTTAAGGTTCCTGATCTTTGGAAAGAGAAAATGCCCAATGGACTTAACCTCATAGGTACAAAAAGTGATGAAGTACCCAGTGTATCCATTCAGATTAATATTGAAGCAGGCCATCGTTTTGAAGACGAGAATAAGGCGGGTATTGCCATGCTTACTGCCAATCTCATGAACGAAGCCACTACCGCTCATACGGCCGAACAGATAAGTGATGAGCTTGACCGCCTGGGAAGTTCTATAGAAGTCAGTTCGAATGAAAACAGTATTACAATGACGATCAATTCACTTAAAAAGAATGTTGATGCCACCTTAAAACTTGCGGAAGAGATGCTCCTGCATTCTAAGTTTGACAAAGAGGATTTTGAGCGCTCAAAGAATGAACAACTTCAGCTTATCGCCGATCAGTCTACAAAACCAACCGTTATTGCCAATAATGTGTATAACAAATTGTTGTATGGCGAAAAGAGCATCATGGCTGTTCCTGTTTCCGGTATCACATTAACTGTAAACTCAATTACACTTGAGGATGTGAAGGATTATTACAATAAGAATATTTCACCCGTTATTTCACAGGCAATTGTTGTAGGCGATATCAGCAGGGAGGAAGCCCTTGCCAGGCTTGATTTTTTGAAAAACTGGAAGGAGATAAAAGTTGAGCGCGGTGTCCAGCCCTCAATACCTGCTATTGATAAAACAAGAATATATCTTGTAAACAAAGAAAAGGCCCCTCAGTCAGAGATACGTATCGGCTACCTGGCTCTGCCTTATGACGCTACCGGTGAATATTTCAAGGCGTATATAATGAATTACCCTTTGGGTATGGCGTTCAGCAGCCGTATCAATCTTAACCTCAGGGAAGACAAAGGCTGGACCTATGGAGCACGTTCAGGCTTTAACGGTTCAAAATATATTGGTCCTTTCACTGCCGCTGCAGGCGTTAAAGCGGATGCTACAGACAGTTCTGTGGTTGAATTCATGAAGGAGATAAAAGGGTACACACAAAGTGGTGTAACCAATGAAGAGCTTGAATTTACCAGAATGTCAATGGGTCAGAGTGATGCTTTACGGTATGAAACACCTATGCAAAGGGCTTTTTTCTTAAAGCGCATACTGGATTACGATCTGGATAAAAATTTTGTTGAAAAGCAGAACGAAATATTAAAGAATATGACCAAGCCTGATGTTGACGCCGTCGCTAAAAAATATTTGCCGTACGAAAAAATGCATATTGTGATTGTTGGTGATAAAGCGAAATTATATGACAGGATGGTGAAACTTGATTACGAAGTAGTTGAACTCGATAATGACGGAAAGCTTGTTAAAACTGAGCAAGCGCCGATCCTGGCTCCGGATAAGGAGTTGAAGAAATAA
- a CDS encoding SBBP repeat-containing protein, producing MKNSNFNTALKNILYISVLQSLLFVNYVGANTNLGKNTTEAKKQPAQSQRGNGLRFTPNKGQIADMNGKFRPDILYKANGGGSNIYLRETGLSYVFTNMGEVMHDAEEQAEKLKKEASAPLDQANEQHGKYEVIQKQTLKIHRIDMDFVNCLPTHPSSAILTNDITSEQAGNKNLTFVNEDEVEGYNNYYYGHCPMGVTHVKQYNKVTYTNIYNNIDVSYYGNQENGLKYNIIVKPNADANQIKLHWTGAEDIHINRAGNLVVKTSLNEFYESIPKVYQNINGKIIDIKTTYVLTRISAGEVIINFSFSIYNSSFPLVIDPWVSYYGGSDPDFGCSVTTDISGNVAFTGQTASVGLPVTVGAFQTVFGGGGVGIYDSFIVEMNSGGTMLWATYLGGSGSEGPTGVASDNFGNILVAGTTRSTNFPVGASAGNVLYQSATGGSSDAFLYKFSPAGLRLWGTYYGSTGGDSGYDVATDGSNIYLYGSTSSTTGISTAGAFQVALNGFGDVFLVKFTSIGNRTWGSYVGGSSGENWGNGGISYDTVTASIYLSGITTSANFPVSPGCHQPLFAGGFYDGFLFKFSSAGARLWATYYGGTAQEYYTCMNTCDGLGNVILSGVTNSMTGISSAGAYQVSNGGGGLNIDTYVVKFNSAGVRQWGTYLGGNVNEYVWGIATDGNNNIYIAGDFEDQGPGNYPISPCAYQTAFGGGPVNENEDQYIAKYDPGGKQRCITYMGGNLEDDADNYGNTITIDGNILYLTGFTHGNYPVTAGAFQTVFGGVVGTWGASDAFIRQLCINLCEAKVLGLNYSASATAVCVNAPVTFTPTVSNSCDTSGYKFQWTFTGGNPASSTAINPIVSYPIAGNYSVQLTLTTTCKKDSLIKTSYITVTSCGGITALATGASICSGACATVSASGSNGTLPYTYSWSNSATTQNINPCPSSTTAYTVTITDAGGNTAISTAAVTVNASVAITAAPTNITCNAGTDGSVIANPGGGTSPYTYNWSNGQTTQTATGLPAGNYSVTVTDSKGCTATSTTAIISPQPLAGQFTKGTANCTGCGCKEWIMVTGSGGTNPYNYAWPASGGYTNRYKNQLCPGAYSVNITDKNGCSINVNLTAP from the coding sequence ATGAAAAATTCAAATTTTAATACTGCGCTTAAAAACATATTATATATTTCTGTACTACAGTCGCTACTTTTTGTGAATTATGTAGGGGCCAATACCAATTTAGGTAAAAATACAACTGAGGCGAAGAAGCAACCTGCCCAAAGCCAACGCGGAAATGGCCTGCGTTTCACCCCAAACAAAGGACAAATAGCGGATATGAATGGCAAATTTCGTCCGGATATATTATACAAAGCCAATGGAGGTGGGTCGAACATATATCTGCGTGAAACAGGTTTAAGTTATGTATTTACCAACATGGGAGAAGTAATGCATGATGCAGAAGAACAGGCAGAAAAACTGAAAAAAGAAGCTTCAGCTCCTCTTGACCAAGCTAATGAACAGCATGGGAAATATGAGGTAATTCAAAAGCAAACATTGAAAATACACAGGATCGATATGGACTTTGTCAATTGTTTGCCCACTCACCCATCTTCTGCAATATTAACGAATGATATAACTTCAGAACAGGCGGGAAATAAAAATCTAACTTTTGTCAATGAAGATGAAGTGGAAGGGTACAACAATTATTACTATGGCCATTGTCCTATGGGAGTAACACATGTAAAGCAATACAATAAGGTAACCTATACAAATATTTATAACAACATCGATGTAAGTTATTATGGTAACCAGGAAAACGGATTAAAGTACAACATCATTGTAAAACCAAACGCAGACGCTAACCAGATAAAACTACACTGGACAGGCGCGGAAGACATACACATTAACCGCGCAGGAAATTTAGTTGTCAAAACCAGCCTGAACGAATTTTATGAATCCATACCTAAGGTGTATCAAAATATTAATGGGAAGATTATTGATATAAAAACAACATATGTCTTAACCCGAATATCCGCAGGGGAGGTAATTATTAATTTTTCATTTTCTATTTATAATTCTTCATTTCCTTTAGTGATCGATCCCTGGGTTTCCTATTACGGTGGGAGTGATCCGGATTTTGGTTGTTCTGTAACAACGGATATTTCAGGTAATGTAGCTTTTACGGGACAAACTGCCTCAGTTGGCTTACCTGTTACTGTAGGTGCTTTTCAAACAGTTTTTGGCGGCGGCGGTGTTGGTATTTATGATTCATTTATAGTAGAAATGAATTCAGGCGGCACCATGTTATGGGCAACCTACCTGGGAGGATCAGGCAGCGAAGGACCTACAGGAGTTGCTTCAGATAACTTTGGTAATATATTAGTGGCCGGAACTACACGATCAACCAATTTCCCAGTTGGTGCATCCGCAGGAAATGTGTTGTACCAAAGTGCAACAGGTGGTTCAAGTGATGCTTTCCTTTACAAATTTTCTCCGGCAGGACTAAGGCTATGGGGCACTTATTACGGAAGTACCGGCGGGGATTCTGGTTATGATGTTGCTACTGATGGTTCAAATATTTATTTATATGGCTCTACGTCTTCAACCACTGGTATTTCAACTGCAGGTGCTTTTCAAGTAGCACTTAACGGGTTCGGAGATGTTTTTCTGGTAAAATTTACATCCATTGGAAACCGTACCTGGGGCAGCTATGTAGGTGGTTCCAGTGGAGAAAATTGGGGAAATGGTGGCATCTCTTATGATACCGTTACAGCAAGCATTTACTTATCAGGAATAACGACTTCAGCAAATTTTCCTGTTTCTCCAGGTTGTCACCAGCCTCTTTTTGCGGGCGGATTTTACGATGGGTTTTTATTTAAATTTAGTTCAGCAGGAGCCCGGTTATGGGCCACTTACTATGGAGGAACGGCTCAGGAGTATTACACATGTATGAACACATGTGATGGCCTTGGTAATGTAATATTAAGTGGTGTTACCAATTCAATGACCGGAATCTCTTCCGCTGGAGCTTACCAGGTAAGCAATGGTGGTGGCGGACTTAATATTGATACGTATGTGGTTAAATTTAATAGCGCAGGAGTTCGTCAATGGGGAACTTATCTTGGAGGAAATGTCAATGAATATGTTTGGGGCATAGCTACCGATGGGAATAATAATATATATATCGCCGGAGATTTTGAGGACCAGGGTCCCGGGAATTATCCCATCAGTCCATGTGCTTATCAAACTGCTTTTGGCGGCGGCCCGGTAAACGAAAATGAAGATCAGTATATAGCAAAATATGATCCCGGTGGAAAGCAGCGCTGTATAACGTATATGGGTGGGAACCTTGAAGATGACGCGGATAATTATGGGAATACAATTACTATAGATGGTAATATATTATACCTTACAGGTTTTACTCATGGAAATTACCCCGTAACAGCAGGTGCTTTTCAAACAGTGTTTGGTGGCGTTGTTGGTACCTGGGGAGCTTCCGATGCCTTTATCAGGCAGCTGTGTATTAATCTATGTGAAGCTAAGGTGCTTGGCTTAAATTATTCTGCCAGCGCAACTGCCGTATGTGTTAATGCTCCTGTTACATTTACACCAACGGTAAGTAATTCCTGCGATACTTCGGGATATAAATTTCAATGGACATTTACAGGCGGTAATCCGGCAAGTTCTACAGCTATAAATCCAATAGTTAGCTATCCAATAGCCGGAAACTATAGTGTACAGCTAACTCTTACTACAACTTGCAAAAAGGATAGTTTAATAAAAACATCATATATAACTGTTACCTCTTGTGGCGGTATCACTGCATTGGCTACCGGAGCAAGTATCTGTTCGGGAGCTTGTGCTACTGTATCAGCAAGCGGCAGTAATGGAACATTACCATACACATATTCTTGGAGCAATAGTGCAACCACGCAAAATATTAACCCTTGTCCTTCATCAACCACCGCTTATACGGTCACAATAACCGATGCGGGAGGAAATACTGCCATCTCCACTGCTGCTGTAACGGTAAATGCATCTGTTGCTATCACTGCCGCACCAACTAACATAACCTGCAACGCCGGTACCGATGGAAGTGTTATCGCAAATCCAGGAGGCGGCACCTCACCTTATACTTACAATTGGAGTAACGGGCAAACCACGCAAACCGCCACTGGTCTTCCTGCTGGCAATTATTCGGTAACTGTTACTGATTCGAAAGGCTGTACTGCCACTTCTACTACTGCAATAATTTCGCCTCAGCCTTTAGCGGGTCAATTTACAAAAGGAACCGCCAATTGTACAGGCTGCGGATGCAAAGAATGGATCATGGTTACCGGCTCGGGTGGCACAAATCCATATAACTATGCTTGGCCCGCCTCGGGTGGATATACCAACCGGTATAAAAACCAGCTTTGTCCGGGCGCATATTCGGTAAATATTACTGATAAGAACGGATGCAGTATAAATGTTAATCTTACAGCGCCGTAA